The following is a genomic window from Spirosoma foliorum.
TCTGCCCTTACTCGAAAGCCGTGAAGGGAAATATGGATATGAAGATTGAGGTGCTGGTGTAGATAGGTAGTACTAGAAGCGAGGAGTTAGGACCGGGCCGCCGGAGCGGAGAGAATGGCTGACGCATCTAGTTTTTAAGCGTCAGCCATTCTCGCTCCTAATACTGTCTGTCTAACTCACCGCATCGTAAATCTGCACACGCTGCCAGAGGTGAGCACATTTATCAACGAAGGCCAGATGAACAGGATGTGTCTGATAAACATCATGAGCGGCCTGGTCGGCGAAAACCAATGTTAGCGCAAAATCATAGCTGTGGTCAATAACCGGCCGACGCGTTTCGGCAGGCGTGCCGATGTAAACGGTCGTGATTTCGGTTACGGCTTTCAGTGTTTCGAGACCGGCACGAAGTGCCGTATGGTCGTCCTGACTTTCGGGATGATGAAGCCAGAAAAAAACGGTATGAACAAACATAATATCGGTTGATAGGGTTTTTAAACTGAGCCGTAAAAGTAAGCATACTTTCCGGTAACCCTAAACGAGGAGGTCATTCGCTCCTTATCTGCTAGCTCACATCGCCACGCCCCAGTAATTTTTCGGCAAAATGCTCACCCGCTATCAGCTTTCGGATGATGTCGATATCGTCATCGTTCAGTAGATCGCCAAGGCTTAGTTGGTATATATTAGCGAGCTCTTCCAATTTATTAATAGAAGGTTGAGTTTGCCCACTTTCCCATTTGCAATAAGCAGGTTGGGTCATTCCGATGTTAAACGCAATATACTCCTGCGAATACCCAAACAACTGACGTAACCGACGAAGCTTTTCCGATAGTACTGGCATAGTTCACTAATTTATGGATCAACTTATACTAAAAGAGTAACGGATCTCATCATAAGCAAAGGGTATTCTATTGTTGGTCGGTAGATAAACTTACGGCTACTACTATAAGTTTAGATTTATTTTTTGTGTCTATTTCTTAAAATAATCCTGTATTCGGCAATTATTGTTTTACAAATCCCTGGTTATTAGATTATAACCGGTAGCTATATTTTTATAATAATCGGTTATCAGGTCGGGCGCTCCCGTCCCCCAACTTTGTCCCAAGCAAACGGCAATACGTTTGGCAGGTCATAAAGACAAGCTGTATTCCCTTTGTTTAGCGGTCGCCGAAAAGCTAACAGAGTAGGCATTATTAACTTATATATCGTTATGAAAACCTTAGATTTTGTTAACCTCGGAGTTGAAGAATTGACGAATCAGGAAATGATCAACAATCATGGTGGTGGCGACAGTACCAGTTTGTTAAACATCGGATCAATTGCGATTGGCGATCTGGTGGATCTCAGCGGTAATAGTTTATTTAATGGTAACTATGCTTTGTTCAGTGGCAACAGCACTGACGTAAGCCCAAGTACGGGAACTGGTTTTAGCTTTAGTACAAGCCGCTCATAACCAATAAATTTAGTCGAAGTAAGCCGAAAGAATTAACGTTCAAGTCGGTAATCGTTCACTTAAATTTTAATATCGTTATGAAAACGTTCGATCTTGCTACTCTCGGTGTTGAGGAGCTAACCAGTCAGGAAATGAGCAGTAACCACGGTGGTGGCGATAGTTTCACATTATTAAACATTGGCGCGATTACAATCGGTAATCTGGTTAATGTTAATGGAAATAGCCTCTTCGATGGTAATTATGCGTTGTTCAGCGGAAACGGGACTGATGTCAGTCCAAGCACAGGAACAAGTATAGGCTTTAGTTCAAGCCAGTCATAATCGGGTAAATTGATTGAAGTAAGCCGATTTTGTTCGTAATCGAATCGGTAATTGTTCACTTAAATTTTAATATCGTTATGAAAACGTTCGATTTTGCTACCCTCGGTGTTGAGGAGCTAACCAGTCAGGAAATGATTAATAATCATGGTGGTGGCGATAGCACCAGCATTGGAAATATAGGTTCAATACTCATCGCTGATCTGGTCGATGTGAGTGGAAATAGTTTGTTTAATGGTGACAGTGCCCTGTTCAGTGGTAACAGCACCAGTGCCAATCCTGTAACGAGCACGCTGTTTAACTTCAGTTCGCTCAGTTCATAGACGTTTGAATTGAGCGAAATCAACAGGCTCAATCAGGAAGAATAAGTAGCAGGGATTTTGCCCGTTGGAACAGAAAGCCATTTCTTTTTTTCTGTCTCAGGGGCGAAATCCCTGTTTTTGGGTTATACGTAGATAGTATTCAATACACTCAACGCAACGATGAACGAATCTGAATTCTCCTATGGCCTAGTCACTTACCTGCCCAGGGTTAGTGTGCGGAGCCAGATTATTTATACAACGGTTCTGGGCGTTATCCTGCTTACGGTACTGGCCTTACCGTTTATATATGTTGATGTGTCGGTGCAGGCAAATGGGCTAGTTCGGCCTGTTGCGGAACGTAGCGAAGTGAAAGCCACAGCCGGGGCAGTCGTTGAGAAAGTAATGGTGCGGGAATGGGAGCCTGTTCGCAAAGGACAGCCGCTTTTTCAATTGCGGTCCGATGCATTAGATACCAAAAAGCAGCTGGTAGATAATCAAATTGCCGAAAAAGCCGCATTTGTTCGTGATCTGGACCAGTTAACGACTAAATCCTGGAAAGTCGTCAATGGATTAGCCGCTCCCCTTTATCGACAGGAGTATAACCAGTTTCGGGCTATTGTCGAAGAAAGTTGGAATTTGCAGGAAAAGCGAAAACGGGAACTTCAAACGGCACAACTACTCTACTCGCAAAAAGCAATTGCACGACTTGAATACGAAGATGCGCTTTATGCGCACAAGGCTTCTCTGGCACGATATAACACGCTCGTTGAACAACAACGAAGTGACTGGCAGACCGATCTGACACAGGTTCGGCGTGATTTAGCCAACTTGGAATCGGATGCCAAACAACTGCATGAAGAGCAGGAATTGTACATACTAAAAGCCCCGACTGGTGGTACGGCTAGTCAGTTAGCTGGACGATATGCGGGTAGTTATGTGCAACCGGGCGATGTGCTGGCCGTTGTTTCTCCAGACTCTACTCTAATCGTCGAAGCCTACGTTCCCTCGAAAGATATTGGTTTGCTAAAGCCCGGTCAGCCAGTACGATTACAGGTCGACGCGTTCAATTATAACCAATGGGGTTTGCTGACGGGGCGTGTAATGGATATTGCGAATGACTTTACAACGACGAATGGCGAGCCAGTTTTTAAAGTTCGGTGCCAGCTGGATAAGCCATACCTGAGTTTACAAAACGGTTATCAGGGTCGTTTGAAGAAAGGAATGACGGTTCAGACTCGCTTTCAGGTTGCCCGTCGTTCGTTGTTTCAGTTGCTTTACGACAAAGCCGATGATTGGCTAAACCCGGCTGTGAGTAATCCCAAAACGGCTACAGCAAGCTCGCAGAAGGAGGGCGGCAGCTCCATATGAATTCAGTAACTGAAGAGAAAAAAAACAACAGCGTTGGACTGTTGGAACGCGTTCGGGAGTGGTTCGCTATGAAGAGTATTAGTGCCCGAACAAAAGTCAAACAACGCGACATCACCGATTGTGGAGCGGCTTGTCTGGCATCGGTAGCGGCTTATTACCGATTGTTATTGCCAGTTGCGAGAATTCGCCAACTGGCTGCCACCGACCAGAAAGGGACCACTGTATTGGGGATGGTCGAAGCGGCTCAGAAGCTGGGATTTCAGGCGAAAGGTGTAAAAGCGCCATTTGAAAGTCTATCGAAAATCCCTCAGCCGACGATTGCCCACGTCACGATCCGCAACAGTCAATTGCAACACTATGTGGTCATTTACCGGATTACCGACCAGAGGATTACGGTCATGGACCCCGCCGATGGGAAAATGCATCACCTATCGCCCACCGAGTTCAAAGAGGTTTGGACGGGCCTATTGGTCTTATTGATACCCGACGAAACATTTAAGGTTGGTGATCAGAAAGTGCCTGTGTTGCAACGATTCTGGCAACTGATGCAGCCTCACCGGGCCGTTTTGTTTCAAGCTCTGTTTGGCGCGTTGATCTACACAATTTTAGGCTTGTCTTCGGCCATTTATATTCAGAAAATTGTCGATAATGTACTGGTCAACGGGAATCGTAACCTGCTGAATCTGCTCAGCGTGGTGATGATTGGTCTATTGATTCTGCAAATTTTCATCAATGCCACCAAGAGCTTTTTCAATCTGAAAACCGGCCAGCGAATTGATGCCGCGCTGATTTTAGGCTATTACAAACACCTCATGACATTGCCGCAATCGTTTTTCGACACGATGCGGGTGGGGGGAGGTGATTTCGCGGGTAAATGATGCCGTTAAAATCCGGTCGTTTGTTAATGACATTGCGCTTGGGCTGCTCGTTAATGTGCTGATCGTGTTCTTTTCGTTTGGGCTGATGTTTACCTATTACTGGAAACTCGCCCTGATTCTGGTGTTGGTGGTGCCATTTTATGCCGCTATTTACTGGGCCATGAACCGATTCAACCAGCGATACCAACGGAAGCTGATGGAGAACTCCGCCGACCTCGAAGCGCAACTGGTTGAATCGTTGAATGCCATGCCAACCATTAAACGGTTCGGCCTGGAACAGTTTGCGAGCCAAAAAACAGAAACCCGCTTTGTGGCTCTCCTGCAAACGATTTTTCAAACGGGCAGCGCGGGTATCTATGCGGGCAATGCATCGGAGTTTGTGACCCGACTGTTCACCATTATTTTACTCTGGACGGGTGCTGGCTACGTACTTCAGAATGACTTGACACCGGGAGAACTACTTTCGTTTTATGCGCTTATTGGCTATTTCACGGGCCCTGCTGCCAGTTTGATTGGCTCAAACCGGAGTATTCAGGAAGCCCTGATTGCCGCCGACCGTTTGTTTGAAATTATGGATCTCGATCGCGAATCGAATGAGAACAAAGTTCAGTTACAGCCTGCTATGGTTGGTCCGATTCGATTCCAGAACGTGACCTTTCGCTACGGTACACGAGCTACTGTTTTCGAGGATTTAGTGCTGACCATGCCGAAAGGAAAAATTACAGCTGTGGTCGGGGAAAGTGGATCGGGAAAATCAACGTTGATGTCACTGGTACAGGGGTTGTATCCGCTGCAAAGCGGCACTATTTTCATTGGTGACTACGACATAAAACACCTGCATCCTGATAGTCTGCGGCAGGTCGTCAGTGTGGTGCCGCAGAAAATTGATCTATTTGCGGGCAATGTCATTGAAAATATTGCCATCGGGGAAGATGAACCTGATATGCAGCGTCTTCTCATTATTTGTGATCAGCTAGGTATCACCGATTTCATCGAACGAATGCCGAACGGATTTAAAACCTATTTGGGCGAAAATGGAGCGACGCTATCTGGTGGACAAAAGCAGCGGCTAGCCATTGCCCGTGCCCTTTATCGACAACCCGAAGTCCTGATTCTGGACGAAGCAACCTCCGCCTTGGACTCGTTGTCGGAACAATTTGTACAACGCACTGTACAGCAGTTACGGAAAGAGGGCAAAACGATTATCATCATTGCCCACCGGCTCAGCACTGTTCGGAAGGCGGATAAAATAGTTGTATTGGAACATGGGCGAGTTATTGAAGAAGGAAAACACGTTGAGCTGATCAAAAATGGAAAGGCTTATTCGCAGTTCTGGCAGCAGCAGACCGAGGTCGTTTAGAGAATTCAACTAGTCCTCAATCAGTCGATAGAAAGCATCTCGGTACGTTTCACCAATGGGGACAATCGCCTGAGAGTGGCCTGGATGATTAATGTATATGCGGTTTCGTTCAATGGATTCAATTCGGTTGAGTGCCACAATATAGGATTTGTGAACTCGGGCAAACTGATGGGGCAGCAGCTTTTCTTCCAGACTTTTCATGGTTTGGAGCGCCAGAATCCGCTCGGCTGGCGTATAAAGCGAGACATAATCTTTTAGTCCTTCGCAATACAAAATGTCGCTCAAACTAACGCGTTGCAAGCGGTATTCTGTCTTGACGAAAATGAAATCCTTGGGGGCCGGTTCAATCAGACTATTCTGGGTAGTATCGGGCACCAGATTACTAGCAGGTACTGCCGACTGAATGGGCGGTAGCAGTTTTTGCACCGCTTTATAGAACCGTTCGAACGAGACGGGCTTGAGCAGATAATCCACCACATTGTGTTCGTAGCCTTCCAGCGCGTAGGTTGAATAGGCGGTGGTCAGAATAACCCGGCACTTATGGTCACTAACGGCTCGTTCTACCAATTTTAGGAATTGCATTCCTGTGAGTTCGGGCATCTGAATATCCAGAAAAACCAGGTCTACCTCGCCCTGTTGTACCCGCGTCAAGGCGTCGATTGGGCTGGTCGTGGCGCCAACCAGTTCCAGAAAAGGTACTTTCCGAATGTAGTCGCTTAAAACAGCGTGGGCGAGCGGTTCGTCGTCAACAATAAGGCAGCGCATAGCAGGGCGATTATAAACTTAACTCCAGCGAACAGGCGTAACTATCCTGATCATTCGTAACATGTAGCGTATGTTGGTCGGGATAGAGCAACGCCAGCCGCCGTTTTACATTCGTCAGGCCAATACCACCCGCCGAATCGGTCTGTCGGTTCATTTTTTTGTTGAGCGTGTCGAAACGCAATCTACCGTTTCGGACGCTTAAATCAAGCACCAGCGGTTGGTTCGGGTCCGTCAGGTCGCCGTGTTTAAAGGCATTTTCAACAAAGGAAACCAGCAACAACGGTTCAATTCGGAACAGATCGGTATTACCCTCCACGCTAAATAAAACGTTGGCATTGGCAACCCGAAGCTTTTCGAGTTCGACGTAGTTTTTCAGGTAGTCCACTTCTTTCGATAACGGTACCCGCCCCGTTCCTCCATTATGTTCGTTGCTGTCGTAGAGCATATAGCGCATCAATTCCGACAGTTTCAGAATGGCCCCCGGCGCATCATCCGATTTGGTGTAGGCGAGCGAATAAATGTTATTCAGCGTGTTGAACAGAAAGTGTGGGTTCACCTGCGATTTCAGAAAGGCTAACTCAGCGGTGTTGCGCTCGCTGACAAGTTCGATACGTTCCTGTTGGTGAACAAACCAATCTTCAATAACCTTAAACGCCAGCCCAAGGCCAATGGCATAGATGGCATAAAACCGATTATCCCAGGCATAAGCGAGTTTAGAAACGTCGGGATCGTAGTTGGTGAAGCCAAATAAATGCCAGTAAAAAACTTGTTCCAGCAAATAACGGGTAAGAATAAATCCTCCCATAGCCCCCACTGAGCCCAAAAGTGCCCATCCGAGCCGCTGCCGATTAAGCAAGTGAGTGAGCACAATGGCGTGTTCGAACCAGGCCGCCAGCCAGAAGGACAGACTGAATGAAATCTCCAGTGGATCAAAAACCAACGCATGCTTTTTAGGGTCATCGGCATTCAACAGCACCATCGTTGCCCAAAGGGTAAGGTAGAGCAGATTCCGAATATGGGTACGGTTGTTAAAAAAAGCAGGTAGGTGAAGCGTCATGACATAGCCTATTACGAGTGCTAAATACTGAAGTCGGGACGGAAGCTACAAGTCCAATCGACCAACGCCTGATTTTGATCGACCAACCCAGTTTGGGCGCTAAATGCCCGTTGGTCGATTGATAAAACGGTTAGCCGAGTCAACGATGGCGTTGGTCGAATAGAGTTGGCTGGGGTAGCAGCGAAGCCACACTTTTGGGTCATCAATTCACAAACGCATTTACAAACACCATGAAATTACTTATTTCTTTTTTCCTGATAATCATCTCGTTCCTGGCTTCGGCTCAATCGAATAAGAATAGCCAGCCACTTGAAATCCTGTTTATTGCAGCAGCTCACGACTACGGTGCCAAACCGATTGAAGACTTTTCGTATCCGATCAATAAAGCGCTTGCGTTTAAACCAGATGCCGTATTTGGTGAGAATCTCTCGCCCGAAGACTACGATGCACTGGACCGACACTGGAATAAAGAAGCCATTGATAAGCGACTGGCTTATCTGACCAAAATCGGCTATCCGTTACCCAAACACCCGCAGGCGTTCATTGCCCGTCAGTATAAGTTGCTCCGTAAATACCCGTACTATCATCAGGAGCGTATGAAACTAGCGCATGCTTTATACCTGACCCATGATTTTGGGAACGCATCTTATCAGTTTTACCTGCTCGATAAGCTACGTCCAGCTTTTGGTGCCGAGGAAATAGCCGCGTTTACCCAGATACTCGGCCCGGTTGATTCGCTCAAAAATGTTGGTTTCCGACGCTCAAACGAATATTATAACATCTTCCACCCAATAGCGCAGTCACTGAAACTGGATAAAATTATGCCGATGGACTGTCAGAAGTACAACACGCCCTGGAGTGCGGCCTGGGAGAAAACGGACTCACTGTATAAGCTCTTCGAAAAGGGAATTGAAGCCGATACGAACTCCGCCGATTATAAAACATACCTACGATTGAATACTGAAAACAATGAACTTCAGCGCTTGCTAAATAAGGCTAATCAGGCCGGTAAGTCGACTGCGTTTCTGAACACCGCCGATTGGGACAAATACACAGACTTTGGCAATTTTTATGGAAATCGCTATCTATTTGGGCTGAAAAACTTTCCTGAAGAGGGCGTTCGGGACATGCTGAAATACTGGACGCTTCGGAATGAAGGAATGTGCCAGAATATTGTTGATCGTGCTCGGAAAATTGGGGCAAAGCGCGTTGTGGTTGGCGTAGGCGCTTCGCATAGGGAGTTGATGGTGAAGCTGTTAAAGGAGATGCCCGGCGTAACGGTGTATACCCTGAACGAGTATCAGCCCTGAACCCATCAGAGGTAGTTATTCATCGGCCTTATATCCTATCGTAAGGGTATGGGGCCGATGAGTAATCGGTTTTATGAATTTTTAAGAGCATATCCCATTTCTGGCAAACATTTCGCTATCTTCAAAACGTTATGTGAGTATACACGACACCCGTTAAGAAAGCAACGAATGGAAGACACAACGAATACTACGAATGAGCCGTCGGGGCGTGAACGCAACAGCCCTAAAAATGGGATTCAAAACGACAGCGCCACAGTTCGATTGCCGATGATTTTGGGTATTACGCTGGCTGGTGGTATGCTCATTGGAGCCACTTTTTTCGGTGGTTCGAAAAGCATGAACAGCATCGGCCATGGTTACGCGAAGTACCGGGAAATTCTGCAACTGATTGAAAATAACTATGTCGATACGGTTAATACAGACGAGCTGGTGGATTATTCGATCACGAAAATGCTCGAAAAACTCGACCCACACACTGCTTACATGAACCCGCAGGATGCCGTGGCTGCCCGGTCGCAGCTGGAAGGTGGTTTCGATGGAATTGGGGTTGAATTCAATATCTATAAGGACACCGTTTATGTTGTGACGCCCTTAGCGGGTGGCCCCTCGGAGTCTGCTGGCATTTTAAGTGGCGATAAGATCATCAAGGTCGATGACAAGCCGCTGGCGGGTACCAAGATTGAAAACAGTGCCGTGTTCAAGGCATTGCGTGGCAAACGTGGTACCGATGTTAAACTGACGATCTTACGGAAAGGCGATAAGCAACCCAAAGACTTTACCATCACCCGCGACCGGATTCCGACATACTCGGTCGATGCGGCTTATATGATCGATGCCAAGACGGGTTACATCAAGATCAATCGTTTCTCCGAAACAACGTACGACGAGTTTAAATCTGCGCTGGCCTCGCTTAAAGCAAAAGGCATGACGCAGTTGATGATGGACTTACGGAACAATCCCGGTGGCTATATGGATCGGGCAACGAACATTGCCGACGAATTCATTTCGGGTAATAAACTCTTGGTTTATACGGATGGTAAAGACAATCGCTACGACCGAAAAACGTACGCACACATTGCAGGCCAGTTTGAAGAAGGCCCGTTAGTCGTGCTGGTCGATGAGGGGAGCGCATCCGCTTCTGAAATCGTATCGGGGGCTTTGCAGGATCACGATCGGGCGCTGATTGCGGGTCGTCGTTCGTTTGGCAAAGGACTGGTGCAAATGCCGGT
Proteins encoded in this region:
- a CDS encoding LytR/AlgR family response regulator transcription factor; the encoded protein is MRCLIVDDEPLAHAVLSDYIRKVPFLELVGATTSPIDALTRVQQGEVDLVFLDIQMPELTGMQFLKLVERAVSDHKCRVILTTAYSTYALEGYEHNVVDYLLKPVSFERFYKAVQKLLPPIQSAVPASNLVPDTTQNSLIEPAPKDFIFVKTEYRLQRVSLSDILYCEGLKDYVSLYTPAERILALQTMKSLEEKLLPHQFARVHKSYIVALNRIESIERNRIYINHPGHSQAIVPIGETYRDAFYRLIED
- a CDS encoding S41 family peptidase — encoded protein: MEDTTNTTNEPSGRERNSPKNGIQNDSATVRLPMILGITLAGGMLIGATFFGGSKSMNSIGHGYAKYREILQLIENNYVDTVNTDELVDYSITKMLEKLDPHTAYMNPQDAVAARSQLEGGFDGIGVEFNIYKDTVYVVTPLAGGPSESAGILSGDKIIKVDDKPLAGTKIENSAVFKALRGKRGTDVKLTILRKGDKQPKDFTITRDRIPTYSVDAAYMIDAKTGYIKINRFSETTYDEFKSALASLKAKGMTQLMMDLRNNPGGYMDRATNIADEFISGNKLLVYTDGKDNRYDRKTYAHIAGQFEEGPLVVLVDEGSASASEIVSGALQDHDRALIAGRRSFGKGLVQMPVTLSDGSELRLTISRYYTPSGRSIQKPYVPGHEGDYEKDLEQRSKRGEYYVADSIKNDPKLKFKTDGGRVVYGGGGITPDYFIPRDSTWQTAYLVQLYGKNIIREFAMEYANDNQKKLEKMPFDEFNRTVNMNDEQMNKLVKIATNEGIKFNEKEFNRSKNYIRNQIKALVARSVYQKNNKAGQNNEFFRVISNSDDTFQKALQLFDRADKLEHGTMSYNNK
- a CDS encoding DUF5694 domain-containing protein — protein: MKLLISFFLIIISFLASAQSNKNSQPLEILFIAAAHDYGAKPIEDFSYPINKALAFKPDAVFGENLSPEDYDALDRHWNKEAIDKRLAYLTKIGYPLPKHPQAFIARQYKLLRKYPYYHQERMKLAHALYLTHDFGNASYQFYLLDKLRPAFGAEEIAAFTQILGPVDSLKNVGFRRSNEYYNIFHPIAQSLKLDKIMPMDCQKYNTPWSAAWEKTDSLYKLFEKGIEADTNSADYKTYLRLNTENNELQRLLNKANQAGKSTAFLNTADWDKYTDFGNFYGNRYLFGLKNFPEEGVRDMLKYWTLRNEGMCQNIVDRARKIGAKRVVVGVGASHRELMVKLLKEMPGVTVYTLNEYQP
- a CDS encoding helix-turn-helix domain-containing protein, with the translated sequence MPVLSEKLRRLRQLFGYSQEYIAFNIGMTQPAYCKWESGQTQPSINKLEELANIYQLSLGDLLNDDDIDIIRKLIAGEHFAEKLLGRGDVS
- a CDS encoding HlyD family secretion protein, with translation MNESEFSYGLVTYLPRVSVRSQIIYTTVLGVILLTVLALPFIYVDVSVQANGLVRPVAERSEVKATAGAVVEKVMVREWEPVRKGQPLFQLRSDALDTKKQLVDNQIAEKAAFVRDLDQLTTKSWKVVNGLAAPLYRQEYNQFRAIVEESWNLQEKRKRELQTAQLLYSQKAIARLEYEDALYAHKASLARYNTLVEQQRSDWQTDLTQVRRDLANLESDAKQLHEEQELYILKAPTGGTASQLAGRYAGSYVQPGDVLAVVSPDSTLIVEAYVPSKDIGLLKPGQPVRLQVDAFNYNQWGLLTGRVMDIANDFTTTNGEPVFKVRCQLDKPYLSLQNGYQGRLKKGMTVQTRFQVARRSLFQLLYDKADDWLNPAVSNPKTATASSQKEGGSSI
- a CDS encoding sensor histidine kinase is translated as MTLHLPAFFNNRTHIRNLLYLTLWATMVLLNADDPKKHALVFDPLEISFSLSFWLAAWFEHAIVLTHLLNRQRLGWALLGSVGAMGGFILTRYLLEQVFYWHLFGFTNYDPDVSKLAYAWDNRFYAIYAIGLGLAFKVIEDWFVHQQERIELVSERNTAELAFLKSQVNPHFLFNTLNNIYSLAYTKSDDAPGAILKLSELMRYMLYDSNEHNGGTGRVPLSKEVDYLKNYVELEKLRVANANVLFSVEGNTDLFRIEPLLLVSFVENAFKHGDLTDPNQPLVLDLSVRNGRLRFDTLNKKMNRQTDSAGGIGLTNVKRRLALLYPDQHTLHVTNDQDSYACSLELSL
- a CDS encoding Dabb family protein, whose protein sequence is MFVHTVFFWLHHPESQDDHTALRAGLETLKAVTEITTVYIGTPAETRRPVIDHSYDFALTLVFADQAAHDVYQTHPVHLAFVDKCAHLWQRVQIYDAVS